Genomic DNA from Coffea arabica cultivar ET-39 chromosome 7e, Coffea Arabica ET-39 HiFi, whole genome shotgun sequence:
CAAGAGACTGTGTGAAGGATCTGCAGCCCAACCAACTAATGCAGTCGAAATATTGGATAAATAAGACTGGAGAAGTGGGGAGTTCCATATAAGGGAAGTTACTCCAGCTGAAGAGGTTCATCTGCTGCATGAACAAATCAATAAAAGGAAAAGTTAACTGAAAATTATGAACCTGGCATGTGTGAACATGTTGAGATTGATGCTAAGCAAGTCAACAGAAAACTGAAACTCATAAGTTACTAGACGTTTCAATCAGTAAAACTACATAGGAAGTCAAATCTATTTAGCCCCCAAATCCTCAACATCGAAATTGACGTCAATGCTGCATTCAACTTGTTCACTAAAAAGGACAAACGAAACTCTTTTGCTCCATCCCGACAACACAGCTTGATGCTCTCTACACGTCATGCTGCGAAGATATGGTAAGTCTTTTGCTACTAATAGTATCTATATCTACCAAAGAAATTATGAAATCAAACTATAGCAACCACATGTCAAATAAATACATCATTGTTTGATCAGCTAAGGCATGAACAAAATCAAAGGCCAAATGAAGAGAGAGACAGTACCTCATTCAAAACCATTAGTGTCACATTTCATCTAACTGTTGTCTATATAATGCCAAGCTCTGCAGAAAGAAAGTTTCACAAGTGTCAAGGTGCCAGTTAACTGTTGCATTCGACAGCATAATGTCATGTGTTACGTAAAATAACAGAAGATGAAAATATACTTCCAAATCTGGGTTCAAAAACAGCCATTTAACTGGTCAGAAGCTATCTTATGATACTGCACATGGTATATTTGAAACACATATTACTACCATTAACTGAATTGAATCTTCCCatatcaaaaaataattttctttacAGAGTAATATATTTGTTACCTTCTATAGGCCGAATGTGCTGATTCTCAATTTATGTGTCGAACAAGGGAAATTGAAGATCTATAAGGCCACTTAAAATCATTCAATGAAGCCTACCTAAACCAAAAACTTCCAAGAAAGGACTAGCGCTTATGTATGAACTGGACCATTTTAGTGATCAAGCATCCATATTAACATGGAACTAGCAGTAAGGAGGTGGTGTCCAATAATGCCATGTAGATTGATACTGGGGACCAATGTGCCACAATAAAAAGGTTCGAGAGCAGTCTTGTACAAGAAAAGAGTAAGAATGTCGGATATGGAGGTAAAAGccaagggaaagaagagaagagcGTTGAGGAGAAGAATATTTAATGGGTGAGAAAAAGAGTAACTTTCTCACTATCTCTAGCATTTGCGCCCCTCTAAATCCCTTTGGCCTATATGAAAACTTTCTAATTCCAAGATAAAGTGCCAGTTGAGGTAGTAGCCTAAAAGTGCATTTTTTACAGAGAGGAGAACAGTAAAAaccatatgaatatgattgagaaatggaaaacaaaaaccATGCCAAAAACCATGATAAATGCAATGAGCATATTGTGTACGTGCATGTAAGGGCACCTATATGACAGTCTACTGCTGACATAAAATGGTTATCAATTCGATTAACAAATGCTATATTTGCTGCTTAGTATTTATGGTGTTCAGTCACCATTTGGTAATGTACAACTCTAGAAATGTAACtcttatttcattttttccctttctggGAACCTCTGCAAggcataaaaaagaaaagctaaAGATAAATTCCTTAGAGAGTTTGAAGCTTAAAGACAAAGAGGGCTTTGCACTTAAGATCAATTTTGATTAACAACTGCACATCTGCAGTATCAACAATCCAGCGTAAGCCTATTAGCTTTGTAGAAAACCACAAGCTTTCTAAGGGTATTTCTCTCAGTGGATTGACACTTGAACGCTAACCTGATGAAAATTACTTCACAACAAAATTGGAGTAATCAATATTAAAAAAGAGTGAAAGAAAGTATATACCTCAGTATAAGCATAAACACCAACCTCTGTAGATCCCAAGGGGCTGCCCCTCCTTATGAATTTTCCTTCTCTATATATGTATAGCATAGGTACCCCAGTTGACAATTCTAAGTCAATGACCTGTTCACAAGAAACTAAATGAACCACAACTAAGATAAATTACGTGGTGAACAAATCTATCAGAAAGCATTTTATGGGTCTGAGgctgtagaaaaaaaaaatattacctcCTGAGAAGTTAGTTTATCAAGATACATAATCATGGATCTCAGGGAATTTGCATGAGCTACCACCATTACATGTTTTCCAATCAAAAGTTGAGGTTCAATCTGCAAACTAGATGTTATTAGCATTCACGTATTTAGAAGTACAAGTCTTGAATGCCAAACAGAACAATGTCATGGTTAAGTATCTACATTTCTATCAAGCATAGACACCATGGCTTACATGCTCTCTGAAGAAAGTAACTGCTCTCTTCAAGCACATCTCCAAACTCTCACCATTAGGGGGCCGTACATCATAACTTCTACGCCATTTCTGAACCTGATCTTTCCCATATTGTTCAGCTGTCTTCTGCTTGTTAAAACCCTGAAGATCACCATACCTGGAAATAGTCTACCAGTGTCACATTGAGCTGAAATCTTTCAGTGGATGTTGAAGGCTAAAAATGAGCACAAAATAAATATAGCATTACATTCTTTCATTCAGCTGCCATGCTTTGATAATTGGAACAGTTTGATTCCGGGTTTCCTCACTGTGAATTTGACTCCACATTTCAGCTTGTTCATTCTCATTATGAATAATTATTGGCACCTGGAAACTATAAATAGGTTAACTACCAAAGAAGCAGGATGGCTGTTTCAAActgtgaaaagaaaaggaagataagGCCTTCGATTCTGATTTCAATCCGAAATTTACACTTTAGTATGTTTTAATCAATAGAACGGGAATTTCCTCGCCTGATTTATCCCTTGTTCTCTTGAAAATATCTTCCATAttccccttctctctctctctcacacacacacacactcacacgcGCGCGCGTGCCTCCACACCCACACCCCACACAATCACACACTCAGAAATGCACAAACACTAAATGTCAACCTCCCATTTGGGCGTCAACATTGCATTGACCCTTGACAAACCGCTAATTGGTGCAAAACAATGTGGTCTTCAGATTCTAAGTTGCAATAACAGTTGGAACAGCAGCAAATAGTCCCAAGTTGAAATTGTCTTCCTAGCCACCAATTAAATCAATTTTTTGAATAGCCTTTTAAAGTATCACCcaataaatttaaaatctattctaaattggaaacaaccAAAAGTTGTCATAAAAATCAGTCATTACAGTTCTCTTAGGATGCTGAACAAGTTTTAGTTAAAGGAACAGGGTCTCTTTCTTCTCTACTTTGATAATTGCAAAACTAATCACACAAACATTGGATGAAAAAGGCACTTCAAAGCTTGACACTAATCAAACACCAAAGTACAGCGTCAAGCTTAAGAAATGAAAGGAACATTAAAAGAAAGTTGGCAAGTCCAATCAAAGATCTAGCAAGAGCATTGAGAATTAGACTTCTGTGGAAAAATTATTATGTCTTCTGCATGAAAATGTTGCAGCGCCTTTATTAAAGCAAAAAGAGGTTGAGATTACTGCTATACATCTTTTGAACAAGGATGCAGTTTTCATGTAAATGTGGATAGCAAAGCTTGTCAGCAAGTGCATACTAATCAATATAGGAATCGAAACATTCAAGCATTGAGTAATAGAAGATGTAAATTTCTTACACTATGCAAAAATACATACATTCATGCAGTGGTGTTCCGTGAGAGCAAGCATAGCAGTCATTTGAGAACGAATCAAAGCTGATGTGTAGACAATATCTAGGGGCATTTTGCTGATTCTTTTACCAGCTTCAATTGCTTCTTCTACTCCTCTTTCTGTCAATGGTACACCAACACAACCAGTAAACAGGTTCTTCTCGTTCCACATTGATTCTCCATGCCGAATCAATATCAGAACAGACTCATCTGTGAAACAGTGTTACCTTAAGTATAACAATGCAAAGAGCACTACCAGTACAAACTTAGGATATGCGAAATGAAGAACGACTTAGCATAATATTCACTCACTTTCTTTCTTCAGGGATTCATTCGTTTCAGTTGGTGAGGAGGCTAAAATCGGATATGGAGCAGAGGAACAAGAATTTGATGCACAAGATACCACTTTTTTGGACTTAATAGTTCTCCAATGTTCTTTTATCCAGAATGGTTCTTCATTTTGTATACTTTTCGACATTAATCTCAAACAAGAACTATGACATCCCCGTTGGCCACCAAAATCCCTTCCACCTCCACTTTCACCACCATTGCCATGGACCAAACGGACATTAGTAGCTTGATAAAAAGCAACATTACTCATTCTGATCATCCAGTTACCCCTTTAACCATAATAAATTAACtcaattagtttttattttaggaaaaaaaatattgatcCATCCCATCATCTATATAAAAGGCAATCATCATTTCTATCTATAGAAGTATTTAGCATACAAACTGTTTGAGTTCGagaatcatttaaaaaaaaaaagttactatAAAACCCTCGTCCCATATGCATCAAGAACATTATTAAACTAATACTCTATTTATACTTTTAACAATATAAGCTAAAAATAGCTTATAGTCTAGCTATCCAAATAAAGCACAGAACATTTTTCAAGAATCCCACATCAATATGATCATGGGCAATCAAAAGCCCccaaaagaaacagaaaaaaaaagtctacaATTTAAATTCAAACCATATATTATTTGTAATAACTGTAGCAAAAAAGATTGAACCATATATAATAATGTATGACCGGAATCCACAGAAGCAGAAGCAGTAGAAAGTGAAATCAAATGAAGCTTACCTTTTACCTTATGATGGGACTTGGAGATTTTAAAAGAATGGATTTGGTAGAcctgaggaaaaaaaaaaaaaaatttcgccctACACTGATGGAGGGAAAAGACAAAAGTGCGATCTTCGCAGTTCTTATGCCTATTTGCTATTTACGGTTTTGGTGCTGTAATTATGTTATGATTCACTTTTGTccccaaaaaaaagaattaaattttgtaaaagGGACGTGGGTGTGATTTTGGATTATTTATTATTGGCAATATTTGTATTAACTTGTATAcctacaaaaggaaaaaaaaaaagcatatttTTTCTGACATGAATCCTTTATTAATTTATGCCCTTTAGATGATGGATACAGTCACATGTTGTTAAGGGATTTCTTATGTTTTATTGAAATGTTATGAGCAAAACTTTCTAGTTGTAGAACTTCTGTATTAGTTGGTCCCTAATTGGGCTCATGCTGTTCTGAGAGGGacaataattacaaaatgtcAAAATCTTATGATTTTTTTCTTGGGCTTTTATGCTTTTTGTGTGCTATAAAGTTTATAGGATTTTACAAGAAAATGATTCGTTGGAAAGAATATTTGAACAATTACTTCTAACTACCCATtgtctttcaaaattttttcttgtcAATCTGATTTTGGGTAAAAGTAGTGTGATTTTCACTTCTTTCCTCCCTTGAACTGTACTGAGCTCATTGATGATTGAGTTGAGTATATGAGTTTCTCAAAGCCAATAGTAGTAGTTTACTGCAGGTGACAAGACCTATTGCCGAACGTATAATATCATATAAAGCAAAATGTGACAAGGGATTGCTCCCCAGTTCTTGACAATTCAATCCACAACACCAAATTGTTTTTACTAGTTGTATACAACCATTTATTTGCCCATTCCAGTATTGCAGAGTgcagacatatatatataattttttttcccccttgtaACATGGATATTAAGGTTTTGGAAGTGTAGATGGTATCTCCATTCTACCTTCTAACATCAAGATCACATTTCTCATTGAAGGGCGGAGATGAGGAGCTTCTTGAATGCATAAAAATCCAACCTTGAGGAACCTTTCCAGGTACATCAATTCTATTTCTTCATCTCTGATGAGCTTTTTGAGCTCGTTTGTCACCAAGCATTTATAAGCCCAGCTGGCTAGTTGGACCTCATCTGGGGTTGAAACAGTGTTATCCACATTACTTCTGCAACAGATGATCTCGAGCAAAACTATTCCATAGCTGTAAACATCTATCTTCTCTGATGTCAAGGCATTGCTCTGCCATTCAGGTGCCAAGTAGCCTCTCACAGCTCTATCAACAGCACTAAGGATTCCGTTTTGAGTTGGCATCAAAAGCCTTGCAGATTCAAAATTGCAAAGCTTAGCAGTCCAGGAATTGTTAACCTGTATGTTCTGAGGCCTGATGCTGCAATGGACTATACAGGGCTCACACTCTTCATGCAAGTAAGATATCCCAAGTGCTACGTCCAACGCCAACTTCTTTCTCTGTTCCCAAGTAGGTCTAGTTTCTTCTTGGAAGAGAACATCAGCCAACGACCCTTTGCTCATGAACTCGTATACAAGAAGCTTTTTAGTGCCCTCTAAGCAAAAGCCAAGCAATTGAACCACGTTTCTGTGATAAATTCGTCCAATTGCAGTCATTTCAGCTATGAAATCTCTTTCTCCTTCCTGTTCACAGTTTTCCTGTCTTTTGACAGCAACTATCTTGCTATCCTCCAATAAGGTTCCCCTGTAAACCTTTCCGAAGGAAGTAGAGCTTAACTCATCCTTGAAACCGTCTGTTGCTCTCTCAAGCTCATTGTAGGAAAAGGATCGAAGAGTAAACTCTTTATTAAGGCCCAAGTTTTTAATTTCTAACAGCTTGTGATATTGCTGAACCCCTTTTCTGAAGAGGAAGAAGCTAAAGATAGCAAAGAGGGTGAACAAAAATGCAAGCAGACCGAGGGATAAGCCAATAATTGCAATTAATCTCCTCCTCTTGCTTTTATTCCTGATCTCCCTTTTGGGGTGCTCATGAGTCAAAGCTGAAAGATCCATAGTCCTATGGACGAGCGTGAAGTTTGTGGACGAGCTTCCATTTACTGATGCATACAGGAGCGGCAGCTTATACTTCTTGCAATCTCCTTCTGTACTATACAGAACAGCCCAGCAGTTGCAATCATCCAGGCAAGCATTCTGACAATCCCAACCAACGGCAGAAAATTCAGAATATGGTTGGCCCCCCAACATGATGCCCTTCATACTTGTGAAATCGTAGGTCAGTTCCTGAAGATTTTGCCAACAAAATCCATGGTTAACAAAGTCTCTGTAGCATCCGAGGAAGGCCATGTTTGGGTCAATATATTTGAATCCAGGAAAGCAAGTACAATTTGCTGTGCCACCACTCCTAGAGCAGAAGCTGTTGACACCACAGAAACCACTGGCTTGGCATGGGTTTTCAAAACCTGACCAT
This window encodes:
- the LOC113701277 gene encoding 2,3-bisphosphoglycerate-dependent phosphoglycerate mutase 1, translating into MIRMSNVAFYQATNVRLVHGNGGESGGGRDFGGQRGCHSSCLRLMSKSIQNEEPFWIKEHWRTIKSKKVVSCASNSCSSAPYPILASSPTETNESLKKENESVLILIRHGESMWNEKNLFTGCVGVPLTERGVEEAIEAGKRISKMPLDIVYTSALIRSQMTAMLALTEHHCMNVPIIIHNENEQAEMWSQIHSEETRNQTVPIIKAWQLNERMYGDLQGFNKQKTAEQYGKDQVQKWRRSYDVRPPNGESLEMCLKRAVTFFREHIEPQLLIGKHVMVVAHANSLRSMIMYLDKLTSQEVIDLELSTGVPMLYIYREGKFIRRGSPLGSTEVGVYAYTESLALYRQQLDEM